One genomic window of Gossypium hirsutum isolate 1008001.06 chromosome D11, Gossypium_hirsutum_v2.1, whole genome shotgun sequence includes the following:
- the LOC107930902 gene encoding receptor-like protein EIX2: MAIATMTTPLPISLFPFLLLIPAICFTICHANSNLLCIQSEREALLKFKNDLIDPSNRLSSWVEGGDCCKWVGVVCHNSTGHVNQLHLVSPPFSPSALGGKLNPSLLELKHLSSLDLSYNIFSSIHIPKFLGMLDSLTYLNLACTQFQGVIPHNLGNLSKLQYLDLRGNGVSNIEATSLQWVSGLSSLQYLDLSYANLSKATDWLQVTFKHPSLLELHLSYCGLEGPSPIIVNSLEGPIPDYSGNMSFLEVLDLSLNHLRVLDLSYNGIKQDIAEILQSLSRCCLDSLKSLYMADNNLFGHLTDQLGHFKNLAHLSLARNKISGPIPSSIGELSSLKFFDVSENQLNGTFPLCFGQLESLETLDFGYNLLEGVVLETHFSRLSRLTTLKASQNRLRFEPNPSWIPPFQCEIIELSHWHLGSKFPQWLKFQNKLSVLDISDAGISDVMPTWFLNLPTQFEKLNLSFNQLTGEISNLNVTDTIDLSSNRFTGPLPRVLSSLRILFLSNNSFSGSLSEFICNPSISDMIVLFIDTNLLIGEIPDCWIQWRYLGYLNLENNNLTGNIPFTLGFRNLFMLNLRNNSMFGEFSSIMQTFVSLIMLDLSENHFSGSVPAWIGDELSNLVILSLRSNNFDGHIPQKICDLQVLQILDLAHNNISGTIPKCFNNLGAMATKQKGYNKVFTPEIYDFPFYFTELLVLKGREDEYGHTLGLVTSIDLSANSLIGEIPKEIGSLVGLLSLNFSRNFLTGRIPDNIGNMELMESLDLSMNRLNGEIPPSFSKLNFLNHFNVSYNNLTGQILTSTQLQSFENLSYVGNHLCGPPLTKNCTSKGILTDATNNGSSSDGNKVNWLYVSIVLGFVMGFWGVVAPLFFFRSWRIAYYQKLDHICGKLYVFWATMGM, translated from the coding sequence ATGGCAATTGCAACCATGACTACTCCTCTTCCTATTTCCTTattcccttttcttcttcttattcccGCTATCTGTTTTACCATTTGTCATGCCAATTCCAACCTACTTTGCATTCAAAGTGAGAGAGAAGCTCTTTTGAAATTCAAGAATGATCTTATTGATCCTTCAAACAGGTTATCTTCTTGGGTTGAAGGAGGGGATTGCTGTAAATGGGTTGGTGTCGTCTGCCATAACTCAACAGGCCACGTCAACCAACTGCACTTGGTTTCGCCCCCTTTTTCACCTTCAGCCCTAGGAGGCAAATTAAATCCTTCACTGCTGGAGTTGAAGCATCTCAGTTCCCTGGACTTGAGCTATAACATTTTTAGCAGCATACATATCCCGAAATTTTTGGGTATGCTGGATAGCTTGACATATCTTAACCTCGCTTGTACACAATTCCAGGGAGTAATTCCTCATAACCTGGGGAATCTTTCAAAGTTGCAGTATCTTGATCTTCGAGGTAATGGAGTGAGCAATATTGAAGCAACAAGTCTTCAATGGGTTTCTGGACTTTCTTCCTTGCAGTACCTTGATTTGAGCTATGCGAATCTTTCTAAAGCAACTGATTGGCTACAGGTAACATTCAAACATCCTTCTTTGTTAGAGTTGCACTTGTCATATTGTGGTTTAGAGGGCCCATCTCCGATTATTGTCAATTCTTTGGAAGGCCCAATTCCAGATTACTCTGGGAACATGTCGTTTCTTGAAGTTCTTGATCTTAGTTTAAACCATCTCCGAGTTCTTGATCTTTCTTATAATGGAATTAAGCAAGACATAGCAGAAATCCTACAAAGTTTGTCTAGATGTTGTCTGGATTCCTTAAAGTCATTGTATATGGCAGACAACAATCTTTTTGGCCATTTAACTGATCAACTTGGGCACTTTAAAAACCTAGCTCACTTGTCCCTTGCTCGAAACAAAATTTCTGGTCCCATTCCATCATCGATAGGGGAGTTATCATCTTTGAAGTTTTTTGATGTTTCAGAAAATCAATTAAATGGTACTTTTCCTCTATGTTTTGGACAACTGGAAAGTTTGGAAACTCTGGATTTTGGGTATAATCTATTGGAAGGCGTTGTATTAGAAACCCATTTTTCTAGGCTCTCGAGATTGACAACTCTGAAGGCATCACAAAATAGGCTTAGATTTGAACCAAACCCAAGCTGGATCCCCCCATTTCaatgtgaaattattgaattGAGTCACTGGCATCTTGGGTCAAAGTTTCCCCAGTGGTTGAAGTTCCAAAATAAGTTGTCTGTGTTAGATATTTCTGATGCAGGAATTTCAGATGTAATGCCTACTTGGTTTTTGAACTTACCCActcaatttgaaaaattaaatctcTCCTTTAATCAACTTACTGGAGAGATTTCAAATTTGAACGTGACAGACACTATTGACTTGAGTTCAAACCGCTTTACAGGTCCATTGCCAAGAGTACTTTCATCTTTAAGAATTTTGTTTTTgtcaaataattcattttcagGGTCCCTTTCCGAATTCATTTGTAATCCTTCAATCAGCGACATGATAGTTCTTTTCATTGATACAAATCTACTCATTGGAGAAATTCCAGATTGTTGGATTCAGTGGAGATATTTAGgttatttaaatttagaaaataacaatTTGACAGGGAATATCCCATTTACTTTAGGATTTAGAAATCTTTTTATGTTAAACCTTCGAAACAATAGCATGTTTGGAGAATTTTCATCCATAATGCAGACTTTTGTGAGTTTGATTATGCTTGATCTTAGTGAAAATCATTTCAGTGGAAGTGTACCAGCATGGATTGGTGATGAGCTCTCGAACCTTGTGATTCTAAGCCTTCGATCAAATAACTTTGATGGTCATATTCCTCAAAAAATTTGTGATCTTCAAGTTCTTCAGATTTTGGACCTCGCCCATAACAACATTTCAGGCACTATTCCAAAATGTTTCAATAATTTAGGTGCAATGGCCACAAAACAAAAAGGCTATAATAAAGTTTTTACGCCGGAGATCTATGATTTCCCATTTTACTTTACAGAATTATTGGTGTTGAAAGGACGAGAGGATGAATATGGTCACACACTAGGACTTGTTACTAGTATAGACCTTTCAGCTAACAGTCTTATAGGAGAGATCCCCAAAGAAATTGGTAGTCTTGTTGGACTATTGTCTTtaaatttttcacgaaatttccTGACAGGACGTATACCAGACAACATTGGCAACATGGAGCTAATGGAATCTCTTGATTTGTCCATGAATCGGCTAAATGGTGAAATCCCTCCAAGTTTCTCCAAATTGAATTTCTTGAATCACTTCAATGTGTCGTACAACAACTTGACAGGACAAATCCTAACAAGCACTCAGCTTCAAAGCTTTGAAAACTTGTCTTATGTAGGAAATCATCTTTGCGGACCTCCTCTCACTAAGAATTGCACCTCGAAAGGTATTCTAACTGATGCTACAAATAATGGAAGTAGCAGCGACGGAAATAAAGTGAATTGGCTTTATGTCAGCATAGTTCTTggctttgtaatgggattttggggtGTAGTGGCTCCCTTGTTTTTCTTTAGGTCTTGGAGGATTGCATACTATCAAAAGTTGGACCATATATGTGGAAAATTGTATGTGTTTTGGGCTACTATGGGTATGTAG